Proteins encoded by one window of Maniola hyperantus chromosome 10, iAphHyp1.2, whole genome shotgun sequence:
- the Gmer gene encoding GDP-L-fucose synthase translates to MTILIHNVLKTDIAITHAILSTDNNAPVWGSLYNMSGENSIILVTGGSGLVGQAIKTVMDEEKKLGSNCETWIFCGSKDGDLRDRAQTEALFDKYKPTHVVHLAAMVGGLFHNMTHNLDFFRENMAINDNVLNVSHKHNVKKVVSCLSTCIFPDKVTYPIDETMIHNGPPHTSNYGYSYAKRMIDILNRGYSEQHGRTFTSVVPCNVFGPHDNFSLESSHVIPALIRRMDDAMQDGDTTFTVWGSGKPLRQFIYSLDLARLFIWVLRNYDSVEPIILSVDENDEVPISSVAEAIKKAHGFQGDILYDTSKADGQYKKTASNNKLRSLHKDFEFTPFTEAIQTTVTWYTQNKQHART, encoded by the exons atgaccatcctaatacataatgtactgaaaacagatatcgcaataacgcatgcgatattatcgaccgataataacgcgcctgtgtgggggagcctttataAT ATGAGTGGAGAAAACAGCATTATCCTGGTGACCGGAGGTTCCGGTCTCGTTGGACAAGCGATAAAAACTGTGATGGATGAAGAAAAGAAGTTGGGTTCAAACTGTGAAACGTGGATTTTCTGTGGCTCCAAAGATGGTGACCTCAG GGACAGGGCCCAGACAGAAGCCCTGTTTGATAAATACAAGCCCACACATGTGGTGCACTTAGCTGCTATGGTCGGAGGGCTGTTCCATAACATGACCCATAATTTAGACTTCTTT agaGAGAACATGGCAATAAACGATAATGTGTTAAATGTGAGTCATAAACACAATGTGAAGAAAGTGGTGTCCTGCCTGTCCACCTGCATCTTCCCGGACAAAGTTACATATCCTATTGATGAGACTATG attcATAATGGTCCTCCTCACACTTCAAATTATGGCTACAGCTATGCAAAGCGAATGATTGATATACTTAACAG GGGCTACAGCGAGCAGCACGGTCGCACGTTCACGTCGGTGGTGCCGTGTAACGTGTTCGGGCCGCACGACAACTTCTCGTTGGAGTCCAGCCACGTCATACCCGCGCTCATACGACGGATGGACGACGCTATGCAAGACG GTGATACAACGTTTACAGTATGGGGCAGCGGCAAGCCCCTGAGGCAGTTCATATACTCTTTGGACCTCGCCAGACTGTTTATATGGGTTCTTAGAAATTACGATAGTGTCGAACCTATTATATTATCAG TGGACGAAAACGACGAGGTGCCAATAAGCAGCGTAGCCGAAGCCATCAAGAAAGCGCACGGTTTCCAAGGCGACATTCTCTACGACACTTCCAAAGCAGATGGACAGTATAAGAAGACAGCGTCTAACAACAAACTGAGATCGCTCCATAAAGACTTCGAGTTCACGCCCTTTACTGAAGCTATACAGACCACAGTCACGTGGTACACACAGAATAAACAACACGCGAGGACATAG